A single Ketogulonicigenium vulgare WSH-001 DNA region contains:
- a CDS encoding TetR/AcrR family transcriptional regulator: MTRVAFSVNDIMYSVNRPSSRKSQRQSGRIITNENERMKAAELHDAAPQGSESTRDRIMEATKILVARKGVRATTVRDICHATGVNIAAVNYYFRSKSDLTRQALLGILEPVNRHRETLLRAAIEEYGAAPVPVERIIACLAQPMIDDIDEKTGSSLFLRALQHMRAELATEVNQFVHNSFDSVAQLFVNQLARSLPELSRSEVAWRYELLRGSVIHILADCDPLVGKLRFLGVGPGSAIQSPEDRAYALQAIIAYSIGGLTAPPAWPSSSEFIVLKVAPNP, from the coding sequence ATGACTCGCGTCGCCTTTTCTGTCAACGATATCATGTATAGTGTAAACCGACCGTCGAGCAGGAAAAGCCAAAGGCAATCCGGGCGCATAATCACGAATGAGAATGAACGCATGAAAGCTGCCGAACTTCATGATGCCGCGCCGCAGGGCAGCGAAAGCACCCGCGACAGAATTATGGAAGCGACCAAGATTCTGGTTGCGCGCAAAGGGGTTAGGGCGACAACGGTCCGCGATATCTGCCATGCGACAGGGGTGAATATCGCTGCGGTCAACTATTATTTCCGCTCAAAAAGTGACCTGACGCGTCAGGCCTTGCTGGGGATTCTCGAGCCGGTGAATCGTCACCGCGAGACTTTGCTGCGCGCTGCGATCGAAGAATATGGCGCCGCGCCAGTGCCTGTTGAACGCATTATCGCCTGTCTTGCACAGCCGATGATCGACGATATCGATGAGAAAACGGGCAGTAGTCTTTTCCTTCGGGCGTTGCAGCATATGCGGGCCGAGCTTGCGACCGAGGTCAATCAGTTCGTTCACAACTCCTTTGACTCCGTCGCCCAGCTTTTTGTCAATCAGCTGGCGCGCAGCCTGCCCGAGCTTTCACGCTCGGAAGTGGCGTGGCGGTACGAGTTGTTGCGCGGGTCGGTCATCCATATTCTGGCCGACTGCGATCCCTTGGTCGGCAAGCTGCGTTTTCTGGGTGTGGGGCCCGGTTCGGCCATCCAATCGCCCGAGGATCGTGCCTATGCGCTGCAAGCGATTATTGCCTATAGTATCGGCGGCTTGACCGCGCCGCCGGCCTGGCCGAGCAGCAGCGAGTTCATCGTGCTGAAGGTAGCGCCCAATCCTTGA
- a CDS encoding isochorismatase family protein has product MELSDKTARQMYEGIRQNPPRKPFGLGERVALVNIDLQRAYTDVGSFKTAYTGHPQQMDHINTLTDVCRQLGAPVIWTYVAYLPHSEDAGLWGTRTDTPDSLQNIKDGSPRAELDPRLNIADSDIKLRKHMASVFTETLLPSLFTFKKVDTVILTGGSTSGCVRASAVEALSRSYRAIVVEECVADKHESPHFASLYDICAKYGDVMGIDAVLTELRGRL; this is encoded by the coding sequence ATGGAACTCTCTGACAAGACGGCCCGCCAAATGTACGAGGGCATTCGTCAAAACCCGCCCCGCAAACCCTTTGGCCTGGGCGAGCGGGTTGCATTGGTCAATATCGACCTGCAGCGCGCCTATACGGATGTGGGCAGCTTCAAAACAGCCTACACCGGCCATCCCCAGCAGATGGATCACATCAACACCCTGACCGATGTCTGCCGCCAACTGGGCGCCCCCGTAATTTGGACCTATGTGGCGTATTTGCCCCATTCCGAGGATGCTGGCCTATGGGGGACGCGGACGGACACGCCGGACTCGTTGCAAAATATCAAGGACGGCAGCCCCCGCGCCGAACTGGACCCACGCCTGAACATTGCCGACAGTGATATCAAGCTGCGCAAGCATATGGCGTCGGTCTTTACCGAGACGCTGTTGCCGTCGCTCTTTACCTTTAAAAAGGTGGACACGGTTATCCTGACTGGTGGATCGACCTCGGGCTGCGTGCGCGCCTCGGCGGTCGAGGCGCTCTCGCGTAGTTACCGCGCCATCGTGGTCGAAGAATGCGTCGCCGACAAACACGAAAGCCCCCATTTTGCCAGCCTTTACGACATCTGCGCGAAATATGGCGACGTCATGGGGATCGACGCCGTGCTGACCGAGCTGCGCGGGCGCCTGTAA
- a CDS encoding LysR family transcriptional regulator, producing the protein MNNAFSIQRLLLSPNITLRHLEIFATMMDGWTTAAVAERLEITQPAVSQSIKQLEQALNVTLFERVGRRLSPTNSAVILHSDVRQVFRAMRALEIRAEGLSKGSSGQLRIISTPPLGYSYAPLALARILQTNSEIATEYEVVRMTELRDAVQSGRMDLGLAVFEGNIETALNVTPIHRTRMVAVVPRSSPLSEKHAISPEDLHAQPYIGLAGDSNLGQLIRSAFTERQADYHPRLEVRYCATAVNLAERGIGTAMVDPYSASAHALQNVVCLPFVPTREVWACTLTRRGVPFSSPLKAFMAILREEMENRVVSLPV; encoded by the coding sequence ATGAACAACGCATTCTCGATCCAACGCCTCTTGCTATCGCCCAACATCACACTGCGGCATCTCGAGATTTTTGCCACGATGATGGACGGCTGGACCACGGCGGCGGTGGCCGAGCGTCTCGAGATCACCCAGCCCGCGGTATCCCAAAGCATCAAGCAATTGGAACAAGCGCTCAATGTCACCTTGTTCGAACGCGTTGGTCGTCGCCTCAGCCCGACCAATAGCGCCGTTATTTTACATAGCGATGTGCGACAAGTTTTTCGCGCCATGCGTGCGCTGGAAATCCGCGCCGAGGGCCTGTCAAAGGGGTCATCCGGGCAGCTACGCATCATCTCGACACCGCCCTTGGGCTATTCCTATGCCCCGCTAGCGCTGGCGCGCATCTTGCAAACCAACAGTGAGATTGCGACCGAATACGAGGTCGTGCGCATGACAGAGCTGCGCGACGCCGTGCAATCGGGGCGCATGGATCTGGGGCTGGCCGTGTTCGAGGGCAATATCGAAACCGCGCTGAACGTGACCCCGATCCACCGCACGCGCATGGTGGCCGTGGTGCCCCGCAGCAGCCCCCTAAGCGAAAAGCACGCCATCTCGCCCGAGGATCTGCACGCGCAGCCCTATATCGGCCTCGCAGGCGACAGCAACCTGGGGCAGTTGATCCGGTCGGCCTTTACCGAGCGCCAAGCGGACTATCACCCAAGGCTGGAGGTGCGCTATTGCGCGACCGCCGTCAACCTTGCGGAACGCGGCATCGGCACCGCAATGGTCGATCCCTATTCGGCATCGGCGCATGCCCTGCAAAACGTGGTCTGCCTGCCCTTTGTCCCCACGCGCGAGGTCTGGGCCTGCACATTGACCAGGCGCGGCGTTCCGTTCTCGTCGCCGCTGAAAGCCTTTATGGCGATCCTGCGCGAAGAAATGGAAAACCGCGTCGTCAGCCTGCCCGTTTGA
- a CDS encoding FUSC family protein: MKHTTRLSLSFNRIAAAGRDALASAVAGALAWLLASGLFGHTHPVFAIVTAIVCLAPGLPNHGRQAVGIMLGVAIGILMGELALLVPDSLMGAGALALLRMSGAVLCSILIASAFGLPAVVPIQAGVSAVLVLAMGPENAGWHRMQDVFVGAGVGLLFSQILLTPDPLRQVDGAMHNLLLRIGTALKTAASAVQNADPTKADTALGLIMQAQEDLVLLRDGADAARYAARWSLRGRLAAGPVTAAADQSEHDAIRICAAALLLGDALHEALRQGSRQPPGLASHLQMLGARASGKAGNDILPYRKGSPTIGLTDPAWLPLISPLDILNKMLPTTCVKSPP, from the coding sequence ATGAAACACACAACGCGTCTGTCCCTGTCTTTCAATCGCATCGCCGCCGCTGGGCGCGATGCGCTCGCCTCCGCGGTCGCCGGCGCGCTGGCTTGGCTGCTTGCCAGTGGGCTATTCGGCCATACCCATCCGGTCTTCGCCATCGTGACTGCCATTGTCTGCCTTGCTCCTGGCCTGCCCAATCACGGGCGGCAGGCGGTGGGTATAATGCTCGGTGTCGCAATCGGCATTCTGATGGGCGAGCTGGCGTTGCTGGTCCCAGACAGCCTGATGGGGGCCGGAGCGCTGGCACTATTGCGCATGTCGGGAGCCGTGCTGTGCTCAATCCTGATCGCCTCTGCCTTCGGCCTGCCCGCAGTGGTGCCGATCCAGGCCGGCGTCTCGGCAGTGCTGGTGTTGGCGATGGGGCCGGAGAACGCGGGATGGCACAGGATGCAAGACGTGTTCGTCGGCGCTGGTGTGGGTCTTCTGTTCAGCCAAATTCTGCTGACGCCTGATCCACTGCGCCAGGTCGACGGTGCCATGCACAATCTCCTGCTGCGGATTGGGACGGCACTCAAAACTGCGGCCAGCGCAGTGCAGAACGCCGATCCGACTAAGGCGGACACCGCGCTCGGCCTGATCATGCAGGCGCAGGAAGACCTGGTGTTGCTACGCGATGGTGCCGATGCTGCGCGTTATGCCGCCCGCTGGTCTTTGCGCGGACGTCTGGCCGCCGGTCCCGTCACGGCAGCGGCCGATCAGAGCGAACATGACGCGATCCGTATCTGTGCTGCGGCGCTTTTGCTTGGCGACGCGCTGCATGAGGCCTTGCGCCAGGGAAGCCGGCAGCCTCCCGGCCTCGCAAGCCACCTGCAGATGCTTGGGGCACGTGCCAGCGGCAAGGCGGGCAACGACATTCTGCCTTATCGCAAAGGATCGCCAACAATCGGCCTCACAGACCCGGCATGGCTGCCATTGATCTCACCGTTGGACATTCTGAACAAAATGCTGCCAACGACGTGCGTGAAGTCGCCGCCCTGA
- a CDS encoding TetR/AcrR family transcriptional regulator — protein MTETPSRPYHHGDLKRALLDTAMQMLAEAGGWQFTLREVARRAGVSHSAPYKHFSDKGELLAGLALIGFDRLREELQRAQQALPGGIEAEFDAMAKAYLGFGQGNAALYRLMFGPEVTSATRLHTDPRALSTFEIVVELLERGQSAGIFRKRPVQGQAAACWAQMHGLTLLTLDGLLLPEKVGANAVEAALEALCEGLCC, from the coding sequence ATGACCGAGACACCCTCCCGCCCCTATCACCACGGCGATCTAAAACGCGCCCTGCTCGATACCGCGATGCAGATGCTGGCCGAGGCCGGCGGCTGGCAATTCACCTTGCGGGAGGTCGCGCGGCGGGCTGGCGTCAGCCACTCCGCCCCCTACAAGCATTTCTCCGACAAGGGGGAGCTGTTGGCGGGGCTTGCGCTGATCGGTTTCGACCGCCTGCGCGAAGAATTGCAGCGGGCGCAGCAGGCACTGCCCGGCGGCATCGAGGCAGAGTTCGACGCGATGGCAAAGGCCTATCTGGGCTTTGGCCAAGGCAACGCGGCGCTCTATCGGCTTATGTTCGGCCCCGAGGTCACCAGCGCGACCCGGCTGCACACGGACCCCCGCGCGCTTAGTACGTTCGAGATCGTCGTCGAGCTGCTGGAACGCGGCCAATCCGCAGGTATTTTCCGAAAACGACCGGTACAGGGTCAGGCGGCCGCCTGCTGGGCGCAAATGCATGGATTGACCCTGCTGACGCTGGATGGCCTCCTGCTGCCAGAAAAGGTCGGCGCGAATGCCGTTGAAGCTGCGCTTGAGGCCCTGTGCGAGGGGCTGTGCTGCTGA
- a CDS encoding coniferyl aldehyde dehydrogenase gives MTHSDAAISSPFDDILAAQRAAFLQEGPPALAARKADLKGLRAAILAHRDQIERAVNADFGHRSRHETAMMEIMTVVQGIDYLSRNLRRFMRPERRHVALTFRFASARVEYQPLGVIGIVSPWNYPVGLALMPLATAIAAGNRAMIKPSELTPQTSALIATMLGKLFPPDQVAVVAGDAEVGAAFTALPFDHLLFTGSTRVGKAVMRAAAENLVPVTLELGGKSPVIIAPGHADDATASGIAFGKYANAGQTCVAPDYVLVHADEVEPFRAAFDRAVSTLYPQGIASPDYTSIINKRHFARLNGLIEDAAAKGARIVPLGRQAEPRAHALAPTLILDPTDEMEVMQEEIFGPVLPVVTYRDLDEAIAYVNARPRPLALYYFGADDSDRRKVLARTTSGNVGINNTLMHYGQEDLPFGGVGPSGMGAYHGIEGFRTMSHAKGIYAQGRWNAASLLRAPFGRFADRVFGFILR, from the coding sequence ATGACCCATTCCGATGCCGCCATTTCATCCCCGTTCGACGATATCCTTGCTGCCCAGCGTGCCGCCTTCCTGCAGGAAGGCCCGCCTGCGCTCGCCGCGCGCAAGGCCGACCTGAAGGGGCTGCGTGCGGCGATCCTCGCGCATCGCGACCAGATCGAACGCGCAGTGAACGCCGACTTCGGCCATCGCTCGCGGCACGAGACCGCGATGATGGAGATCATGACCGTGGTGCAGGGGATCGACTACCTATCGCGCAACCTTCGCCGCTTCATGCGGCCAGAGCGGCGCCATGTCGCGCTCACTTTCCGCTTTGCCAGCGCGCGTGTCGAATATCAGCCGCTGGGCGTCATCGGCATCGTGTCGCCCTGGAACTACCCTGTCGGACTGGCGCTGATGCCGCTTGCGACGGCGATCGCGGCAGGAAACCGGGCCATGATAAAGCCGTCGGAACTGACCCCGCAGACGAGTGCGCTGATCGCGACGATGCTGGGCAAGCTCTTCCCGCCCGATCAGGTTGCCGTAGTCGCCGGCGATGCCGAAGTGGGCGCGGCCTTCACGGCGCTGCCGTTCGACCACCTGCTATTCACCGGCAGCACACGAGTGGGCAAGGCGGTGATGCGCGCCGCTGCGGAGAATCTGGTTCCCGTCACGCTGGAGCTTGGCGGCAAGTCGCCCGTCATCATCGCCCCCGGCCATGCCGATGATGCGACGGCCTCGGGGATCGCCTTCGGCAAATACGCCAATGCCGGCCAGACCTGCGTCGCGCCCGATTACGTCTTGGTCCATGCTGACGAGGTCGAGCCGTTCCGCGCGGCCTTCGACCGCGCCGTCTCGACGCTTTATCCGCAGGGAATAGCCAGCCCGGACTATACCTCGATCATCAACAAGCGGCACTTCGCCCGGCTCAACGGCCTGATCGAGGATGCGGCGGCGAAGGGCGCGCGTATCGTGCCGCTGGGCCGGCAGGCGGAGCCGCGTGCACACGCGCTGGCGCCCACGCTGATCCTCGACCCTACCGATGAGATGGAGGTCATGCAGGAGGAGATCTTCGGCCCCGTGCTGCCGGTCGTGACCTATCGGGATCTCGACGAGGCCATCGCCTATGTGAATGCCCGCCCTCGGCCGCTGGCCCTCTATTACTTCGGCGCCGACGATTCCGATCGCCGCAAGGTCCTCGCCCGCACCACCTCGGGCAATGTGGGGATCAACAACACGTTGATGCACTATGGGCAGGAGGATCTGCCCTTCGGCGGCGTCGGCCCGAGCGGGATGGGCGCGTATCATGGCATCGAGGGTTTCCGCACCATGAGCCATGCCAAGGGCATCTATGCCCAGGGCCGCTGGAACGCCGCCAGCCTGCTTCGCGCTCCCTTCGGCCGTTTCGCCGACAGGGTGTTCGGGTTCATTCTGCGCTGA
- the nikE gene encoding nickel ABC transporter ATP-binding protein NikE yields the protein MADILQITDLCVDFGAARAVDGLSLALARGQVTALVGESGSGKSMTAMAVLGLLPANAQVTGTVAFEGAVIPAAAGLGQWRGRGISTVFQDPSAALDPVFSIGFQIAEVLRLRHPDQNARARKKAVIALLAEVGIPDPARRMHDFAHQFSGGQQQRIMIAMALAGRPQLLIADEPTTALDVTVQRDILELLQRLVRDRDMTLLLITHDMGVVAEMADRILVMKDGRLVEAGEAPAALRAPQSAYTRHLLNAATAHRPSPAPVQALVVLAVRDLVLGYQRPFRAPHRIVRGVSFTIHRGETLGLIGESGSGKSTTGRSLVGLAKVIAGAIEFEGMDLSALRGPSLRAARARIGFVFQSPSGALNPKLTIAQIIAEPLRAHLSLDRAEIDTRVAALIAQVELPASFATRHPHQLSGGQKQRVAIARALALSPSLLIADEPTSALDVSIRGEILDLLQRIQQETGLACLFISHDLEVVRGMCHRVAIMQDGAIVEANTNAAIFAAPQDPYTRRLLASRYGQ from the coding sequence ATGGCTGATATTCTGCAGATCACCGATCTTTGCGTCGACTTTGGCGCGGCCCGCGCCGTCGATGGCCTGTCCCTTGCATTGGCGCGGGGGCAGGTGACGGCCCTCGTGGGCGAATCCGGTTCGGGCAAGTCGATGACCGCAATGGCGGTGCTGGGCCTGCTGCCCGCGAATGCGCAAGTGACCGGCACAGTCGCGTTCGAGGGGGCGGTGATCCCTGCCGCCGCTGGCCTGGGACAATGGCGCGGGCGCGGCATCAGCACGGTCTTTCAGGACCCTTCGGCAGCCCTTGATCCAGTGTTCAGCATTGGCTTTCAAATTGCCGAGGTTTTGCGCCTGCGCCACCCCGATCAAAACGCCAGGGCCCGCAAAAAAGCTGTCATTGCCCTGCTGGCCGAGGTCGGAATCCCCGATCCCGCGCGGCGCATGCATGACTTTGCGCATCAGTTTTCGGGCGGCCAGCAACAGCGGATCATGATTGCGATGGCCCTTGCAGGCCGGCCGCAGCTGCTGATCGCGGACGAGCCGACAACCGCGCTGGATGTCACCGTGCAGCGCGACATTCTGGAACTGCTGCAACGGCTGGTGCGCGATCGCGATATGACGCTGCTGCTGATCACGCATGACATGGGCGTGGTGGCAGAGATGGCCGACCGCATTCTGGTGATGAAGGATGGCCGGCTGGTCGAGGCCGGGGAGGCGCCCGCGGCGCTGCGGGCACCACAATCCGCCTATACCCGGCACCTGCTGAACGCCGCGACGGCGCATCGCCCGTCGCCCGCGCCTGTTCAGGCGCTGGTCGTGCTGGCCGTGCGCGATCTGGTGCTGGGCTATCAACGCCCGTTTCGCGCGCCCCATAGGATTGTGCGCGGCGTGTCTTTTACCATCCATCGCGGCGAGACGCTGGGCCTGATCGGCGAAAGCGGGTCGGGAAAATCCACCACCGGCCGCAGCCTTGTCGGCCTGGCCAAAGTCATCGCGGGTGCTATCGAGTTCGAGGGCATGGATCTATCGGCACTGCGCGGCCCGTCGTTGCGTGCGGCGCGGGCGCGGATCGGCTTCGTGTTCCAAAGCCCCTCTGGCGCGCTGAACCCGAAATTGACCATCGCCCAGATCATCGCCGAGCCGCTGCGGGCGCATTTGTCGCTTGACCGGGCCGAAATCGACACCCGCGTCGCGGCGCTGATCGCGCAGGTCGAATTGCCCGCAAGCTTTGCAACGCGTCACCCGCATCAACTGTCGGGCGGCCAGAAGCAGCGCGTTGCCATCGCCCGGGCCTTGGCGCTTTCGCCCAGCCTGCTGATTGCGGATGAGCCGACCTCGGCGCTGGATGTGTCGATCCGGGGGGAGATTCTGGACTTGCTCCAGCGCATTCAGCAGGAAACCGGCCTCGCCTGCCTGTTCATCAGCCACGATCTGGAGGTGGTGCGCGGCATGTGCCACCGCGTTGCGATCATGCAAGACGGCGCCATTGTCGAGGCCAATACCAACGCCGCAATCTTTGCCGCACCGCAAGATCCCTATACGCGCAGGCTGCTTGCAAGCCGATATGGGCAGTGA
- a CDS encoding Sapep family Mn(2+)-dependent dipeptidase, with translation MERQYPAHPVPADLVPAAPTAAELALLAQLDAWFAAHRDEFIADLIDWVTYPSVSDDTQAAPGAPFGPDVAAVFERVLARAAELGFQTETHDGYAISVLGDPPSGAEEIGLASHLDVVPAGENWTIAPYEAFYRDGFVLGRGASDNKGPALVDLYLLRAFRDLGINLQHRLRVIYGGAEEVGMADLEHYAAHYPVPRLSIISDGGFPVNFAQKGNLIATIDFAAGPQLRGLKAGVAVNAVPATAGLVLAGLDPVTVLAATDRLPADLRSRLSVTAATGGTHLLVRGQSGHAAFPENTLNAITLLARALADSGLLDDPADQAAAVFLAQVLDTPWGDGTGTAIADDETGRLTQNGGIIAPYGDGLRLHIDIRYPVAADHETLLSALTRAASGVGGQVQTVRHAFPVYIERESPLVSLLQSTFNTFAEVDSVPFSMGGGTHARVLPNSITFGPGFGRDRVPVVNGVRTDSRPDFIPPENGFPHGPDEFVSIDNLWRGFRIYAITLIRLDKWLQHG, from the coding sequence ATGGAACGTCAATATCCCGCCCATCCCGTGCCCGCCGATCTGGTGCCCGCCGCGCCGACTGCGGCAGAGCTGGCGCTTTTGGCACAGTTGGACGCGTGGTTCGCCGCGCATCGCGATGAATTCATTGCCGATCTGATCGATTGGGTGACATATCCATCGGTCAGCGATGACACGCAGGCCGCGCCGGGCGCGCCTTTCGGCCCCGATGTGGCAGCGGTCTTTGAACGCGTTCTCGCCCGCGCGGCGGAACTGGGTTTCCAAACCGAGACCCACGACGGCTATGCGATTTCCGTGCTGGGCGATCCCCCCTCGGGGGCCGAGGAAATCGGCCTTGCCTCGCATCTGGACGTGGTGCCTGCGGGCGAAAATTGGACCATCGCGCCCTATGAGGCCTTTTATCGCGATGGTTTCGTGCTGGGGCGGGGGGCTTCGGATAACAAGGGGCCGGCGCTGGTGGACCTCTATCTGCTGCGCGCCTTTCGTGACCTGGGGATCAACCTGCAACATCGCCTGCGCGTGATCTATGGCGGGGCCGAGGAGGTTGGCATGGCCGATCTGGAACATTACGCCGCGCATTATCCGGTGCCGCGCCTCAGCATCATTTCGGACGGCGGTTTTCCGGTGAACTTTGCGCAAAAAGGCAATCTGATCGCGACGATTGATTTCGCGGCCGGGCCGCAGCTGCGCGGGCTAAAGGCTGGCGTTGCCGTAAATGCGGTGCCCGCAACGGCAGGATTGGTGCTGGCGGGACTGGACCCTGTAACCGTTCTGGCGGCGACAGACCGCTTGCCTGCGGATCTGCGTAGCCGCCTGAGCGTCACTGCCGCAACGGGCGGCACGCATCTGCTGGTGCGCGGGCAATCGGGTCATGCGGCCTTTCCCGAAAACACGCTGAACGCCATCACGCTGTTGGCCCGCGCCTTGGCCGATAGCGGTCTGCTGGATGATCCGGCGGATCAGGCCGCGGCGGTGTTTTTGGCGCAGGTTCTGGACACGCCCTGGGGGGACGGGACGGGCACGGCCATTGCCGATGACGAGACCGGCCGCCTGACCCAAAACGGCGGCATTATCGCGCCTTACGGCGACGGGCTGCGCCTGCATATCGATATCCGTTATCCTGTGGCGGCGGATCATGAGACGCTGCTATCGGCACTGACGCGCGCCGCATCCGGCGTTGGCGGGCAGGTGCAGACGGTGCGCCACGCCTTTCCGGTCTATATCGAGCGTGAAAGCCCCCTCGTCTCATTGCTGCAATCGACTTTTAACACATTTGCTGAAGTGGATTCGGTGCCGTTTTCGATGGGCGGCGGCACCCATGCGAGGGTGCTGCCCAATTCGATCACCTTTGGGCCGGGTTTCGGGCGTGATCGTGTGCCAGTCGTGAACGGGGTGCGCACCGACAGCCGTCCAGATTTCATCCCGCCCGAGAACGGTTTCCCGCATGGGCCGGATGAATTCGTGTCGATCGACAATCTTTGGCGCGGCTTTCGTATCTATGCCATCACGCTGATCCGTCTGGATAAATGGCTGCAGCATGGCTGA
- a CDS encoding ABC transporter permease codes for MKRTLWTDPYFIIGAVLLGSVTLLAIFAPLIAPYDPLAIDMFAIEEPPSATHLLGTDEVGRDVLSRLLFGARVSVLVGLSAVAVQLLIGVTLGALAGYFGGITDAIIMRLTEIVMCFPFYAMAITLAALFGASLMNVVIIIGLLNWTGLARLVRGEFLSLREREFVQAAKAIGVNDLTIIIRHLLRNAYGPVMVYATLAVATAVLAESALSFLGLGVRPPQASWGNILSSAQSLRVLTYQWWLWLPAGIAIVILVMGINFLGEALSRHLTPRASAILAVLKPARRARPSISAKE; via the coding sequence ATGAAACGGACCCTCTGGACAGATCCCTATTTCATCATCGGCGCCGTGCTGCTGGGCAGCGTCACCTTGCTTGCGATCTTTGCGCCGCTGATTGCGCCCTATGATCCGCTGGCAATCGATATGTTCGCGATCGAGGAGCCGCCGAGTGCCACCCATCTTCTGGGAACCGATGAAGTGGGGCGCGATGTCCTCAGCCGGTTGCTGTTCGGGGCGCGCGTCTCTGTGCTGGTCGGTCTGTCGGCGGTCGCGGTGCAACTGCTGATCGGCGTCACCCTTGGCGCATTGGCGGGCTATTTCGGTGGCATCACGGATGCGATCATCATGCGGCTGACTGAAATCGTCATGTGCTTTCCCTTTTACGCCATGGCGATCACGCTGGCGGCGCTATTCGGCGCGAGTTTGATGAATGTCGTCATCATCATCGGGCTGCTGAACTGGACGGGCCTCGCGCGCTTGGTGCGAGGAGAATTCCTGTCGCTGCGCGAGCGGGAATTCGTGCAGGCCGCAAAGGCTATCGGCGTCAATGATCTGACCATCATCATCCGCCATCTGCTGCGCAATGCCTATGGGCCGGTGATGGTCTATGCGACACTGGCGGTTGCAACGGCGGTGCTGGCGGAATCTGCGCTGAGTTTCCTTGGCCTTGGGGTGCGCCCGCCGCAGGCCAGCTGGGGCAATATCCTGTCGTCTGCACAAAGCCTGCGTGTGCTGACCTATCAATGGTGGCTATGGCTACCCGCCGGCATCGCCATCGTCATACTGGTCATGGGCATCAACTTTCTGGGCGAGGCACTGTCGCGTCATCTGACACCGCGTGCCTCGGCCATTCTGGCGGTGCTGAAACCAGCCCGCCGCGCGCGTCCTTCAATTTCGGCAAAGGAATAA
- a CDS encoding ABC transporter permease, which produces MFHYILRRLLIAVPVIFGISVIVFALVHLQPGDPYVAMIDPMTSPEEKQRLLARLGYYDPIWVKYLRWIGRAAVGDFGYSIQYGAPVTQVIASRIGNTALLAGTALGLTLLVSVPVGVWAGLRRDGRADVALSVVSFVIVSIPAFFLAMLLIKIFAADLRWLPTGGVVTVGAGYRGLDHLRDVAVHLILPASVLAIGNAAIMSRYLRGAVADIADQDFVRTLFAKGLTRRQVIFPHLLRNGAKPLITMISLEIPSLFSAALLTETIFNWPGIGRLNFEAVQNRDYALLMGIILMLALVTVVVNLLADLLYALVDPRVRLGS; this is translated from the coding sequence ATGTTTCATTATATTCTGCGACGGTTGCTGATCGCCGTGCCCGTGATCTTCGGCATTTCGGTCATCGTCTTTGCGCTGGTGCATTTGCAACCGGGCGATCCCTATGTCGCCATGATAGACCCGATGACCTCGCCCGAGGAGAAACAACGCCTGCTGGCCCGTCTGGGCTATTACGACCCGATCTGGGTCAAATATCTGCGCTGGATCGGGCGGGCGGCAGTGGGTGATTTCGGCTATTCAATCCAATATGGCGCGCCGGTGACGCAGGTGATCGCCAGTCGGATCGGGAATACTGCCCTGCTGGCGGGGACGGCTTTGGGGCTGACGCTGCTGGTGTCGGTGCCGGTCGGTGTCTGGGCCGGGCTAAGACGCGACGGACGGGCGGATGTGGCGCTATCGGTCGTGTCCTTTGTCATCGTCTCGATCCCGGCGTTCTTTCTGGCCATGCTGTTGATCAAGATCTTCGCGGCTGATCTGCGGTGGCTGCCAACCGGCGGTGTTGTCACGGTCGGGGCCGGGTATCGCGGCCTTGACCATCTGCGGGACGTCGCGGTGCATCTGATCTTGCCGGCAAGCGTGCTGGCGATCGGAAATGCCGCGATCATGAGCCGCTATCTGCGTGGCGCGGTGGCCGATATCGCCGATCAGGACTTTGTCCGCACGCTGTTTGCCAAGGGGCTGACACGCCGTCAGGTGATATTTCCGCATCTGCTGCGCAACGGGGCAAAGCCGCTGATCACGATGATCAGTCTTGAAATCCCCAGCCTGTTTTCGGCTGCGCTGCTGACCGAAACGATCTTTAACTGGCCCGGCATCGGTCGCCTGAATTTCGAGGCGGTGCAGAATCGTGATTACGCCCTGTTGATGGGGATCATCCTGATGCTGGCGCTGGTGACGGTCGTCGTGAACCTGCTGGCGGATCTGCTTTATGCGCTGGTCGACCCGAGGGTGAGGTTGGGATCATGA